One window from the genome of Ignavibacteria bacterium encodes:
- a CDS encoding response regulator produces MNTIYDYKILIVDDAPENLDVLGSVLKDFKKSAAINGELALKIANGKNKPDLVLLDIMMPGMDGFEVCRQLKANPETKNIPVIFITGKSSVEDETLGLELGAVDFIPKPISPPIVLARVKNHLELLKARANLERQNEALSERNKYITDSINYAKRIQTAILPDNVRFSSMFPESFLFYNPKDIVSGDFYWFGEVGKNQILAAVDCTGHGVPGAFMSLIGNTLLNEIVYTKHIIEPGEILQALDYGIITELNKESNTETLDGMDIALCVVNTEAQTLKYSAANRPLFYFNQDGFNEIKGDRKSIGDNRKVITYTTHTLSLRDIKAFYIFTDGIIDQNDSENTKFGTKRFRELLIELQGSSASNQLERLENEFNMHRGNESQRDDITVIGILNN; encoded by the coding sequence ATGAATACAATTTACGATTACAAAATCCTGATCGTGGACGATGCCCCTGAAAACCTTGATGTTTTGGGCTCTGTTCTAAAGGATTTTAAGAAAAGTGCTGCAATCAACGGTGAACTCGCTCTGAAAATAGCAAACGGTAAGAACAAACCTGACCTTGTTTTGTTAGACATTATGATGCCGGGCATGGATGGATTTGAGGTTTGCAGGCAATTGAAAGCAAATCCTGAAACAAAAAACATTCCCGTAATTTTTATCACAGGTAAATCATCCGTTGAAGATGAAACACTCGGGCTTGAACTCGGGGCTGTCGATTTTATTCCCAAGCCGATCAGCCCGCCGATTGTTTTAGCTCGCGTAAAGAATCATCTGGAACTCTTGAAAGCCAGGGCTAACCTTGAGCGTCAAAATGAAGCTCTGTCGGAACGAAATAAATACATCACCGACAGCATCAATTATGCCAAGAGGATTCAAACGGCCATTCTACCGGACAATGTTAGATTCTCGAGCATGTTCCCTGAAAGTTTTCTCTTCTACAATCCCAAGGATATTGTCAGCGGAGATTTTTACTGGTTTGGGGAGGTCGGCAAAAATCAGATTTTAGCTGCGGTTGACTGCACGGGGCACGGAGTCCCGGGAGCATTTATGTCATTAATTGGGAATACCCTTCTTAACGAGATAGTTTACACTAAACATATTATTGAGCCCGGTGAAATTCTTCAGGCGCTTGACTACGGAATAATTACCGAGCTGAATAAAGAGTCGAACACTGAAACACTGGATGGTATGGATATTGCTCTCTGTGTTGTCAACACAGAAGCACAGACATTGAAGTACTCCGCTGCCAACAGACCTTTGTTTTATTTTAACCAAGACGGTTTTAATGAGATAAAGGGTGACAGAAAGTCAATCGGTGACAACCGGAAAGTTATTACATATACAACTCACACCTTAAGCCTCAGAGATATTAAGGCGTTTTATATCTTTACTGATGGCATTATTGATCAGAATGACAGTGAAAATACTAAATTCGGTACAAAAAGGTTCCGGGAATTATTAATTGAGTTGCAGGGCAGCAGTGCATCCAACCAGTTGGAGCGTCTTGAAAATGAATTTAACATGCATCGTGGAAATGAATCGCAGAGGGATGATATTACAGTAATCGGCATACTTAACAACTGA